Proteins encoded by one window of Musa acuminata AAA Group cultivar baxijiao chromosome BXJ2-9, Cavendish_Baxijiao_AAA, whole genome shotgun sequence:
- the LOC108953805 gene encoding probable polyol transporter 6: MGYDTGVMSGAMLFMEEDLKIKDGEVQMLAGIMNICALVGSLTAGRVSDSIGRRYTIVLASLIFLLGSILMGLGLDYAMLFSGRCIAGVGVGYALMVAPVYSAEIASPSTRGFITSLPEICISFGILLGYVSNYSLSKLPLMYGWRLMLGIAAVPSVVLAIAILAMPESPRWLVMHGRIKDAKDVLVRVSNTREEAELRLRDIKAAAGIDGGCTDDVVHTSSEHRGKGVWKDLLLRPTLPVRRILIAAVGIHFFDHATGIEAVVLYSPRIFRKAGISRRGKLLFVTMGVVVTKTVFIFIATFLMEKVGRRPLLLTSLAGMLVFLSGMGFGLTMVEHSEERSAWAIAVVIASVFMFVAFFSSVLGVVTWVYSSEIFPLRLRAQGASLGVAVNRLMNGVISMTFISLYKAITIGGAFFLYAGMAILAWIFCFCCCPETKGRSLEEMEEVFCRGWSERAEVRAAVEMRAEAGMGDAPLPKNDQSKGLGRA; this comes from the exons ATGGGCTACG ACACCGGGGTCATGAGCGGCGCCATGCTCTTCATGGAGGAAGACCTCAAGATCAAGGACGGTGAGGTGCAGATGCTCGCCGGAATAATGAACATATGCGCGTTGGTCGGGTCGTTGACCGCCGGGCGGGTCTCGGACTCGATCGGACGGCGCTACACCATCGTCTTGGCCTCCCTCATCTTCCTTCTCGGCTCGATCTTGATGGGGTTGGGACTCGACTACGCGATGCTGTTCTCCGGGCGGTGCATCGCGGGCGTCGGAGTCGGCTACGCACTGATGGTCGCCCCGGTGTACTCCGCGGAGATCGCCTCGCCCTCCACCCGGGGCTTCATCACCTCCCTCCCGGAGATCTGCATCAGCTTCGGCATCTTGCTCGGTTACGTCTCCAACTACAGCCTCTCGAAGCTGCCGCTGATGTACGGATGGCGCTTGATGCTGGGCATCGCGGCCGTGCCGTCCGTCGTGCTGGCTATCGCCATCCTGGCCATGCCGGAGTCGCCACGGTGGCTGGTCATGCACGGCCGCATCAAGGACGCCAAGGACGTGCTGGTACGGGTGTCGAATACGAGGGAGGAGGCGGAGTTGCGGCTGCGGGACATCAAGGCGGCCGCGGGGATCGACGGCGGCTGCACCGATGATGTCGTCCACACCAGCAGCGAGCACCGCGGGAAGGGCGTGTGGAAGGACCTGCTGCTCCGGCCGACACTCCCGGTGAGGCGCATCCTGATCGCCGCCGTCGGGATCCACTTCTTCGACCACGCGACGGGGATCGAGGCGGTGGTGCTCTACAGCCCGCGCATCTTCAGGAAGGCGGGGATCAGCCGCAGGGGCAAGCTCCTTTTTGTCACCATGGGAGTGGTGGTGACCAAGACCGTCTTCATCTTCATTGCCACCTTCCTGATGGAAAAGGTAGGGAGGCGACCGCTACTGCTGACTAGCTTGGCGGGGATGCTGGTGTTCCTCTCGGGCATGGGGTTCGGGCTGACCATGGTAGAGCACAGCGAGGAGCGGTCGGCTTGGGCCATCGCCGTGGTCATCGCCTCCGTGTTCATGTTCGTGGCTTTCTTCTCCAGCGTCCTGGGGGTGGTGACATGGGTCTACAGCTCGGAGATCTTTCCGCTAAGGTTGAGGGCGCAGGGGGCAAGCTTGGGGGTGGCGGTGAACAGGCTGATGAACGGAGTAATCTCCATGACCTTCATATCGCTGTACAAGGCCATCACCATAGGAGGGGCCTTCTTCTTGTATGCAGGCATGGCGATCCTGGCTTGGATcttctgcttctgctgctgcccTGAGACGAAAGGCAGGTCTCtggaggagatggaggaggtcTTCTGCAGGGGGTGGAGTGAGAGGGCAGAAGTCAGGGCAGCTGTTGAGATGAGAGCGGAAGCTGGCATGGGAGATGCACCTCTGCCAAAAAATGATCAGTCTAAAGGATTAGGTCGTGCATAa